In Candidatus Promineifilum breve, one genomic interval encodes:
- a CDS encoding ABC transporter permease: MNLIESIRLALRSLIANKLRAILTMLGIIIGVAAVITLVSVGEGVQQVVVSEFEGLGNNLLFVIPGQPDANQFMPGRSSAELTNDDYEALADPFNVPDLLRVVPTYDRPAIVTRGGEEARTTISGTTPDFTIIRDFQPVLGDFFTEQDVTSAARVAVLGQRVYEQLFPDGELPIGQTIRINNVNFRVIGLMEEKGGSGFNDQDDLVLVPLNTAQRRLFPARRPDGSFRVDQILAEVISEERQDAAIAEMTLALRQSRGVTFRDEDDFTILSQDEVVGALGQITGVLTVFLGVIAGISLLVGGIGIMNIMLVSVTERTREIGLRKAVGAKRRDILWQFLTEAIILSTIGGLIGLLLGAAGAYLISALSDTLDATVAWNSVALAILFSAAVGLFFGIYPATRAAGLNPIDALRYE, from the coding sequence ATGAACCTGATCGAAAGCATCCGCCTCGCCCTCCGTAGCCTGATCGCCAACAAGCTCAGGGCCATCCTGACCATGCTGGGCATCATCATCGGCGTGGCCGCGGTCATCACGCTGGTGTCGGTGGGCGAGGGCGTGCAGCAGGTCGTCGTCAGCGAGTTCGAGGGGCTGGGCAATAATCTGCTCTTCGTCATCCCCGGCCAGCCTGACGCCAACCAGTTCATGCCCGGCCGCAGCAGCGCCGAACTGACCAACGACGATTACGAGGCGCTGGCCGATCCGTTCAACGTGCCCGACCTATTGCGCGTCGTGCCGACCTATGACCGGCCGGCCATCGTCACCCGCGGTGGCGAGGAGGCGCGCACGACCATCAGCGGCACGACGCCCGATTTCACCATCATCCGCGACTTCCAGCCCGTGCTGGGCGACTTCTTCACCGAGCAGGACGTCACCTCGGCCGCTCGCGTGGCCGTGCTGGGCCAGCGCGTCTACGAGCAACTCTTTCCCGACGGCGAACTGCCCATCGGCCAGACCATTCGCATCAACAACGTCAACTTCCGCGTCATCGGCCTGATGGAAGAGAAGGGCGGCTCCGGTTTCAACGATCAGGACGACCTGGTGCTCGTGCCCCTCAACACGGCCCAGCGCCGCCTCTTCCCCGCCCGTCGCCCGGATGGCTCCTTCCGCGTCGATCAGATATTGGCCGAGGTCATCAGCGAGGAGCGCCAGGACGCGGCCATCGCCGAGATGACGCTGGCCCTGCGCCAGTCGCGCGGCGTCACCTTCCGCGACGAGGACGACTTCACCATCCTGAGCCAGGACGAGGTCGTCGGCGCGCTGGGGCAGATCACCGGCGTGCTGACCGTCTTTCTGGGGGTCATCGCCGGCATCTCCTTGCTGGTCGGCGGCATCGGCATTATGAACATCATGCTCGTCAGCGTCACCGAACGGACGCGCGAGATCGGCCTGCGCAAGGCCGTGGGGGCCAAGCGGCGCGACATCCTGTGGCAATTCCTGACCGAGGCCATCATCCTGTCCACCATCGGCGGGCTGATCGGCCTGCTGCTGGGCGCGGCCGGGGCCTATCTCATCAGCGCCCTGTCCGACACGCTGGACGCCACGGTGGCCTGGAACTCGGTGGCGTTGGCGATCCTGTTCTCGGCCGCTGTGGGCCTGTTCTTCGGCATCTACCCGGCCACGCGCGCCGCCGGGCTGAATCCTATTGATGCGCTGCGGTATGAATAA
- a CDS encoding ABC transporter ATP-binding protein, whose amino-acid sequence MSDIASNGRPPVIVIREMTKVYQMGEHEVRALNGVSVEIGAGEFVAIMGPSGSGKSTMMNMLGALDQPSTGSYLLDGTDVSALSDDDLADIRNRKIGFVFQNFNLLPRMPAVQQVELPLIYAAQGQRHERARRALEMVGLGDRIDHRPSELSGGQQQRVAIARALVNEPAIILADEPTGNLDSKSGTEVMAIFQRLNGEQGITILFVTHDPWIARHTRRIITLADGVIVRDEIVPQPLVAGQSARPSDEALHV is encoded by the coding sequence ATGAGCGATATTGCATCCAACGGCCGGCCGCCGGTCATCGTCATCCGCGAGATGACCAAGGTCTACCAGATGGGCGAGCACGAAGTCCGCGCGCTGAACGGCGTCTCGGTCGAGATCGGCGCGGGCGAATTCGTGGCTATCATGGGGCCGTCCGGCTCCGGCAAGTCGACGATGATGAACATGCTCGGCGCGCTCGACCAGCCGAGCACCGGCAGCTATCTGCTGGACGGCACCGACGTCAGCGCCCTCAGCGACGACGATCTGGCCGACATCCGTAACCGCAAGATCGGCTTCGTCTTCCAGAATTTCAACCTGTTGCCGCGGATGCCCGCCGTGCAACAGGTCGAACTGCCGCTCATCTACGCCGCCCAGGGCCAGCGCCACGAACGCGCCCGCCGCGCCCTGGAGATGGTCGGCCTGGGCGACCGCATCGACCACCGGCCCAGCGAACTCTCCGGCGGCCAGCAGCAGCGCGTCGCCATCGCCCGCGCCCTGGTCAACGAGCCGGCCATCATCCTGGCCGACGAGCCGACCGGCAATCTGGACAGCAAGTCGGGCACGGAAGTGATGGCGATCTTCCAGCGGCTCAACGGCGAGCAGGGCATCACCATCCTGTTCGTCACCCACGACCCGTGGATCGCCCGCCACACGCGGCGCATCATCACCCTGGCCGATGGCGTGATCGTCCGCGACGAAATCGTGCCGCAACCGTTGGTGGCCGGGCAGAGCGCGCGGCCGTCGGATGAGGCGTTGCATGTTTAG
- a CDS encoding efflux RND transporter periplasmic adaptor subunit, which translates to MSRNLRNILLVILVVALVGAGIFFLTRRQQAAAEQEFEILREAEVTLDRIASTVNATGAIEPESLVTLTFGLNGTILALDAVRGQQVTAGDVLAQLDTAELILAVQQAEDALRIQELTMAQRLESDPSPAQLASSQADVQAAEANVQVAQANLASAQASVQQAQAQRAQLLAGATPGQIAQAEAQVSAARQQQKQAQETYNKTIECITFTVPGTNQQDEVCPGLGVPEEQARAALEAATLNLQAAEAALSDVNNPAGPADIQVVDATIAGATAGVAAAEGNVAAAEAQLARARAAADLQLEKPSDQETAILEAQVASARTNLELAQLRLRQGQIIAPIDGRVASVLVREGEQAAPGAPAITILDEAAYHITVNVDEIDIDRVDVGQPVSITLDALPDTPVEGIVSEIAPTSTATSGVVTYLVTINIDNDTAFDLRPGMSASAAITVDELDGVLVVPNWAVRLNRETGEAFVLIRRADGTIEEVVVETGLRNEQFSEVLSGLSAGDVVVLTNEREGLGGFFGASE; encoded by the coding sequence ATGTCTCGTAATCTCAGGAACATCCTCCTCGTCATCCTGGTGGTGGCCCTCGTCGGCGCGGGTATCTTCTTTCTGACCCGCCGCCAACAGGCCGCCGCCGAACAAGAATTTGAAATCCTGCGTGAGGCCGAGGTGACCCTCGACCGCATCGCCTCGACCGTCAACGCCACCGGGGCCATTGAGCCGGAGTCGCTGGTGACGCTTACCTTTGGCCTCAACGGAACCATCCTCGCGCTGGACGCCGTGCGCGGCCAGCAAGTGACCGCCGGCGACGTGCTGGCCCAACTGGACACGGCCGAACTCATTCTGGCCGTGCAGCAGGCCGAAGACGCGCTGCGCATCCAGGAGTTGACGATGGCCCAGCGGCTGGAGAGCGACCCCAGCCCGGCCCAACTGGCCTCATCGCAGGCCGACGTGCAGGCGGCCGAGGCCAACGTCCAGGTGGCCCAGGCCAACCTGGCTTCGGCCCAGGCTTCCGTTCAGCAGGCCCAGGCCCAGCGGGCGCAACTGCTGGCCGGGGCCACGCCGGGCCAGATCGCCCAGGCCGAAGCCCAGGTCTCGGCCGCCCGCCAGCAGCAGAAGCAGGCCCAGGAGACATATAACAAGACCATTGAATGCATCACCTTCACCGTGCCGGGCACGAACCAGCAAGATGAGGTCTGCCCCGGCCTGGGCGTGCCGGAGGAGCAGGCCCGCGCCGCGCTGGAAGCGGCCACGCTGAACCTGCAAGCGGCCGAGGCGGCGCTGTCCGACGTGAACAACCCCGCCGGCCCGGCCGACATTCAGGTCGTTGACGCGACTATCGCCGGGGCCACCGCCGGTGTGGCCGCCGCCGAGGGCAACGTGGCCGCGGCCGAGGCCCAATTGGCCCGCGCCCGCGCCGCCGCCGACCTGCAATTGGAGAAACCTTCGGATCAGGAGACGGCTATTCTGGAGGCCCAGGTGGCCTCGGCCCGCACCAATCTGGAACTGGCCCAATTGCGCCTGCGGCAGGGTCAAATCATCGCCCCGATCGACGGCCGTGTCGCCTCCGTCCTGGTGCGCGAAGGGGAACAAGCCGCGCCCGGCGCGCCGGCCATCACCATCCTGGATGAGGCCGCCTACCACATCACGGTCAACGTTGATGAGATCGACATCGACCGCGTGGACGTGGGCCAGCCGGTCAGCATCACCCTCGATGCTCTGCCCGATACGCCGGTGGAGGGCATCGTCAGCGAGATCGCCCCGACCTCGACCGCCACGTCGGGCGTGGTCACCTATCTGGTGACGATCAACATCGATAACGACACCGCCTTCGATTTGCGCCCCGGCATGAGCGCCAGCGCGGCCATCACCGTCGATGAGCTGGACGGCGTGCTCGTCGTGCCCAACTGGGCCGTGCGCCTGAACCGCGAAACGGGCGAGGCATTCGTCCTCATCCGCCGCGCCGACGGGACGATTGAAGAGGTCGTCGTCGAGACCGGGCTGCGCAACGAGCAATTTAGCGAGGTGCTCAGCGGCCTGAGCGCAGGGGACGTGGTCGTCCTGACCAACGAGCGCGAGGGCCTGGGCGGCTTCTTCGGCGCGTCGGAATAA
- a CDS encoding VOC family protein encodes MDWKLEVVVVPVADIDTAKHFYAEQVGFVVDHDTRIGDSVRVVQLTPPGSGCSIVIGMGLGNDMPPGSIKGLQVVVDDVDAAHAQLVAGGVLVSPVSHFEGATLVEGRGGPWNSFIFFDDPDGNSWAVQERAKDD; translated from the coding sequence ATGGATTGGAAACTAGAAGTAGTGGTCGTACCCGTAGCCGACATCGACACGGCCAAGCATTTCTATGCCGAGCAAGTTGGCTTCGTCGTTGACCACGATACCCGTATCGGCGACAGTGTGCGCGTGGTGCAATTGACGCCGCCCGGCTCGGGTTGCTCCATCGTCATCGGCATGGGCCTGGGCAACGACATGCCGCCCGGGTCGATCAAAGGGCTGCAAGTGGTCGTGGATGACGTCGATGCCGCCCACGCCCAACTGGTCGCCGGGGGTGTCCTTGTCAGCCCGGTCAGCCACTTCGAGGGAGCGACGCTGGTCGAGGGGCGCGGTGGGCCGTGGAATTCGTTTATCTTCTTTGATGACCCGGATGGGAATTCGTGGGCGGTGCAGGAGCGGGCGAAAGACGATTGA
- a CDS encoding type II toxin-antitoxin system VapC family toxin: MRVLLDTNVILDLFLDRAPFADAAATLWLAHEREQLSAYVAAITPINLFYIARKLKGEETARKAVVELLAALNVCALDHGALKSALSLPFRDYEDAVQHAAASAAGLDAIITRNEKDFSAATLPVFTPIEFIEQYLPTQE, translated from the coding sequence ATGCGCGTTTTGCTGGACACGAATGTCATTCTCGATCTGTTCCTGGACCGAGCACCGTTTGCCGATGCGGCGGCGACACTGTGGCTGGCCCACGAACGAGAACAACTCAGCGCCTACGTCGCCGCCATCACACCGATTAACCTTTTCTACATCGCTCGCAAACTGAAAGGCGAGGAAACAGCCAGAAAGGCAGTTGTTGAGTTACTGGCTGCGTTAAATGTTTGCGCGCTAGACCACGGCGCTTTGAAGTCTGCTCTGTCACTTCCCTTTCGTGACTACGAAGACGCTGTGCAGCATGCGGCTGCCAGCGCCGCGGGGTTAGATGCAATAATCACCCGGAACGAAAAAGACTTCTCCGCCGCGACCCTACCCGTATTCACTCCAATCGAGTTCATTGAACAATACTTACCCACACAGGAATAG